In the Pocillopora verrucosa isolate sample1 chromosome 4, ASM3666991v2, whole genome shotgun sequence genome, ATAaagtgattttcaaatttaagtgAAAGAGCTACATAATTGTAACTGTTTCTATAACCCCCGGCCAGAATAGCACCTGATAAAGATATTTGACTACGCATGCAGGACATTTACTCAAGCAACAAATTGATGCGTCACCGAGGATAAATCGCACTTACCTCTCTACCTCGAGTTTTAAGTAATTTCCTTGGAAGTTAATTTTTCGTCAGTTACCATCAGCTAACTTGATCTCCTTGTTATCTCCgattattttctgtttcgaTAGAAAGGACAAGTGGGCGAGGTTCTGCTGTAAATAATTTCGTATGCATTTAGTGATCAGTTATAATAACTTCACCAACTGTATGTAGTGGTGATTGGACTTAAATATAATTAGTTATAATAACCTCACCCACTTTATGAAGTGATGAGTAGGCTTAGATATAATTAGTTATAATAACTTCACCCTCTGTACATAGTGGTGAGTGAGCTTAGAAATAATGAGTTATAATAACTTCACCTACTCTATGAAGTGGTGAGTGGGcttagaaataaaagagaactGTCGCTCGTTATCACGATAATCAGAGAAATTAATCATACGCCATGTAAAGGTTATAAATTTGACGCCGGTTGTGCTGGTATTAGAACAATTTTCCATCAAGAGTAAAAAGTGATCctatatttttttgcttgacTATGCTTTGGGATTGGTCTATAAAATCCATGCCACCCttgcagccaatcagatgcaaaaactAAAATCCCTCCCGACTTAGCCACCTGCGTGTTCCCGCGCTACAAACAGCTCGCTTGTTTAAACATTTAGCGCTCATTGGCTCATTGTGATATCGTCCTTCGGCGGCCGATAAACAGCACTCAGGCAGTAAGCGCTCCATTACAACACTCAGGCAGTAAGAGCTCCATTGTACGTTTTCTTTCAGAAAGTGACATACCCAAAGTGACTGTCTCTAATCTGACGGTGGATCATTCCGTTTCCGCGACGATTTTTTGCAACATAACATTCAGAGGAAGCCAAACcacaaaactgaaaagtttGTGGTTGTCCAAAGACGGCAAAAACCTGAATGAGACTTTAAAGGAGGACGGAATTTCAGAATCCACTTCATTGGTTCTCAAAAATATTAGCATGAAAGATGGAGGGATGTATTCTTGCAACTTGAAAGTCCTCCTTAAAGACAAGGTGCCTCGTGAAGTAAAAGAAACTAGCTCGCTCACAAGTAAGTGCTTCGTTAGCTACTATGTTACGTATGgatttatttcatcatcatcCTTTACCAGGCAGTTCTTTAATTTACATCCTTCTATTGTGCAAAGGGTTCATTTACCTGAATCCCCATTAAACTTCCATACCCCCAAAAAACGACAACCTAAGTTATTTTAACTCCCAGGAAAGGGCTTTTCCGACTTCCTTGTTgttcttgttattattattttcattattatatcattatcattgttattatcacTATCATCAGTGATATAATTGTTATCACTGATTATTGTGATTAGTTGTCATATCGTTGGTATCAGTGGCAGTAGTTAGTAGTATCGGTATTGTCATTAGCATTATCATTTCCATCagcattattatcatcattatggttatttttatgatcattatcatcattattccAGTTAAACCGTGGTTTGAAAGTAAAGATGGAGAAACTGTCGCGAAGAAGCTGGGAGAAGATTTAACCTTAAAGTGCGGTGCCAGAGGATACCCTCTGAAGGTGGAATGGAAGTTTAAGAGTGAGACAGACGAAACAGTTAAGACTTGTATAGGTAAGTTTGAATTGGAcataattcgaaaaaactttTATTGTCTGTCATTCAGTGGTTTAGTTCCTTTTCTGCATTCAATCGGTCGGTAAGCGAGTCATATTGTTTGTTCAGCTGTGTATCAACCATTCTGTCAGTCAGCCTGCCAGACAGTCTTGTCGCCAGTCAGCTATTCggttcagtcagtcagtcagtcagccagtcaattAGTAagttaatcagtcagtcggtcaggtagtaagtcagtcagccagtctgCCATTACGTCACTCTATCATTCCCTCTGTCAGCAAGGCAGCATTTTGTCCGTCATCCAGTTTGGTTACTTAGTTAGTCGTTTAGTTATTCGGTCGGTTAGTCATTCGGTCCGTAAGATCATTCATCAATCTTGGGTTACTAAGTCCGTCAGGTAGATCAACTGTTATGCTGATgatcagccagccagtcagtcaacTTGTTATAAAGCTACCATCCATTATCAATCAGCCAAAAGACGGTAAGTGCATGAATGCTATTTGCAACCGGTTAAGTGTGCTATTATCAAATCCTTATAAATGGTTATATTTTAGATTCTTCAATGGATAAGCGTTACAAGGTAAGTCAGAAGGGACCTCACGATCCCTTTTCCTTGACCATCACGAGCTTGAGCAAAGCTGACCTTGGAGTTTACTACTGCTGTCTGTCATCAGGCTGCTCTAAGAACATTAACGAGGAGCAGTGTCAAAGCTTTGACATCGATCAAAAAAGTAAGTATTCTTAGTGACATCAAGGTTTGGGCTAGTGCATAGGtacattttgaagaaaaatgtctAAAACATCTTCGAGGTACACAATTTTCTTGCAAAACAATCCTTATTATTGCCTAGAGAAGATTTTCGTATCCATGGAAGAGAGTCGCATATGCATGAAGTATTCTATCACTGTTTTAAAATGCTCTGATGAAGAGAACTCAGGAAACACATCGTCTCGTTGCCTCGAATCCAGCTTGAGATGGTGAGCATCTTTGTGGCTTTTGTAATTGAACTAATTGTgtctaaaaaaagaaaccgGATGTTAGGCTGCTTCACGAATATGTTTGTTCAGTAGGTTTGCTAATAGCTTTCAACGAAAATCCTTACTTTCCTGTCTGCTCgaggcttaaccctttaactcccatgagtgaccaaggcagaatttctcctcacaatatcaatacaatatcagctGGATAAGTaatgtgaataaagaaaagtatcaatttggaggtaattagttgatccaatactaaattctctgaactaacactataagaattgtatggtttaaagtaaggagaaatacaaattttatctgGGAGTTAAGGAGTTAACCAGAGCAGATCGCTGAAAGACCTCTCAAATATCATTAAATTACGCTTGTAAAATTGTAACATAACAGAGAAATCTGTCAACTGTCACTGAatttcatttatatattttacatttttcaattttgatccTTTTATTCCAAAGGTGAACCAACTGCTGGAACAATGTCTGTGGTTGCCCATAACGTGTTCCTCATCTTGAGTTTCTTTGTGGTGTCGCTTTTGAGTTTGTAGAGGACGGGGCAGCATACCAAACAACTTGATCCCCACTCTTGACTTCAGCTGATTTTCATATTATGAGATGTTCACAGCTTCTGTACGCCACTGATTCACAATCATTGCTATACCGTCCTCTAAATTTTTCGGTTGCGTGAATTTATAAAACTTCCATGATGTTTTATTAGTATTATTGGTCTGCTGGTTATGACTAGTTTTTCAAGGTTTTTCTTTGGCtataaagaacaaaatattgGACCCAACTTTCAAACACTTCAAATGTAATCatcttttccttgtttattATTAGATATAAGGGGTAATTAAAATTGCAGACCCTAAAGACAAGTGGCAGTCTTGCCAGTTAGTATATACCGCCCTGCATTCACAGATGAATAAAAAGCTGTGAAAAGAATCCAGAATCCAGTACAGTGAGATCAGAAAGTAAAATCTACAGTTATGTTAAGCAGAATATATTGTCTGAATCATTTCGCCTATTTGAAGAATATTGGCCTCCTAAGTAAACAACTATATATCACAACTATATATCCAATGGATGTCGCTACACAAAATTCACCGTATTACTTATTACAAACAAGAGTTTGATGAAATTTTGTAAGCGCAAAAATGTAGAAATAAACTACTgtagaaataataaactttCTCAACAGTTAACGTATTATTTGTTCCGTGTAAGTATTCGCTAAGATTTTACGGGCTCAAAGTTGTCGTTACTGGCTCACACTATTCTCGATTTTCAGCTGCGTGTGctcattgaaaaaatttgacaaaaggTGATCAAGGTCGGATGCAGTTAGGCTTTTAACTCTTTGGCTTACAATTTCATTTGCATCTATGCAGTTAGTGAACAAGAGTTTTCATATCATTAACCATCTTCTTTCTTGTGTTTAAGcctttctctttgttgatgaaatcgTAAATAGCCTCCTGCCTTTCGCCATTGCTTGTTTCAGAGGTTTCCAGATCATAATAAAATTTGCTGGCTGAATGATCTTATTCTTTTTCGGTGTTTATCATTGTAATCAGTCGTTTGATGACTTGTTTACaagtttctttacaaagaaTGAGAATATTACGGGTTTCCTTACCGCAGTTTTAGTTGCAAGTTTTGCATTTGctggttttcaaaatgaaaatacacGGTTTATGACCGTTTTCGTGGAAACGGTCCGACTTGCAAAATCCCGACCGATTAAAAACCAATAAGAGCGCTCGGATTCACCTCAGGAATGCGCattgttatatacctagactttcactcaagAAAACAAGCACTGTATTTGGTTAGTTCTCggtcacgtgcccctgatcaaattcaaatgtatcccgacaGGGATACAATTGCGTAGTTGATGCCCACGCGTCGAATACAAcagtatgtttgtttgtttttgccatttaatgtatggtccctcgggaaacCAATAAGCTTTGTTTTCCCTCAAGTCCTGATGTTTCCTTCGACTTTATCTCGagaaacatcaggactctcgagaaaacaaaactaactgtttccctcgggaACATACATTAGTGTTTGATATTCAACGTATTATTTGTTCCGAACAAGTATTAGTGAAATTCTACCAAATCAAAGCTGAAGAAATAGATTTTTGAAGACTGAAAACTCTGAGTAGGTTAGTTTCTAAACTACTAGAGAAATTCTAGAGAATTTCATCGGGTGGTTATCTTCTCGTTCAGGAGTAATAGCCTACAGGAGTAAACATGCATGTAACATGTATCACAAAAAATGTTTAGCAGGAGATTATGTTAACAAACGATGACCCCATTTAAATGGACTTATATAAACAGCAAATGTTGAAAGAGTGGCTCAGTGAAATATGATTAGTCAGTATAAAAGAGCGCTGAGGTCaaaagaaaaacggaaaaaatacGTGGGCTAggaattactgaaaaaaaataattgtcgGAGACTACGAATGAACGAATGGCCCCAGACGTGCAGAATATGTCTGCCCTCCCTCACAATTTTATCCGGTCTTTCCCTCAAAGTGGTAAGCTCTTTTATACACCTGCATTCCCAAGATCTTAGCCGCTTACTTTTTCAATTACTTTCTGTTTTGACTACAGATGGAAATAAAGATTTCTTCTGACCAAAGCGATGTGATGCATTCGTGTGACAATCCACGAGCTAGGCATGTGTGATTTCATTATCACTAGTTACCGACCCTGTTGTCTTTTTGAAAAAAGCAAGTTATAGTTAATTTAGCAGTATCTAACAATTCAAATTGTTTATATTCAGTGGCAAGTAACCTTAGCTCGTATATCAATTGTTATCCGTCCTTTGCTAATGTTCTTCCATttagcaaagtaaagcaaatgaGTATCGCcgatttttaaactttcctgGGAATGAAATACTCGATCGAAACGTAAgcaaatcttttttattattctgGGTTCATGTTTACTTTGTCATCCCATGGAGCTTACTCGTTTTACATCTTCGGAGCCAAGAAATTTCAAGAGACAATGATCGCACTGTTTAATCTTCCTCTTTCATCTTCACCCGCTAGATTTGTCAGAAATGACAGTCCCTATAAACGCAACGTTTAATACTTTTCGAAGAACTTAATTAATCATCACGGTATCTTTCATCAGAAGAGTTTATGAGTTCTTGTGCAAAGAACAGGTTAAAACCGCTGAGACAAAAATTCTATTAATCGTCCATGATGATTGCTCCGACGACTAAGCGCACAGATCGCTTGCCTAATCTGGTGCAGACCCTTTATCCGTGTTatcatccgccattttgaattgtTATGCGGATTACCACTGCAGTTTTGGGTGCAAGACTCCCGTTCCTGCTCCTGCACTTTCGGTGCAGCACTCCCGTTCTCGGTTATCGCtttcccattccccattctccattccctaTTCCTGATTTTAGTTACATCCAGATGAAAGTATTGTTCGCATGGCTCAGAATACTCTGCATTTCCAAGATATAGTAAGGAAACTCCCCTTGAATAGCATATACGAATCTTTTGAAGAAGGAAGACTGTTGCTTACGCTTTTTAGTTTAGCGGCTTAATTAATTAAggcatgaatatgaaagcgatcttcgcagttatgaacgCTACTTGAGCAGtggtgaaaagaaggcctgaaaaaaaaaaaacaaaacaaaaaaaaaaaaacaggcccgtacaggcctgaagctttttttttttttttttgtcaggccttcttttcacagtagtgaaaagaaggcctgaaaataACTGCGTTatatattcacgtctttatccgcagttcaaatatatgactttcatatattcacagccgttaAGCGCCAAACCAACCATCTCTTGAAACCAACATCTGGTTTCAAGAAATTTCCGGTATTATTTCGCTGAGCGATTGGAAAAATTGTTGTGATAGCTAAATAGCTTGTCAGAAATGTCATTTAAGAGCGAAATTCAATTCCTATAAGCACATACCGATCATCGTCTCATAAATAATTCACGTCTGTCTCAAGGCTATCAGGCCTTTGCCAGATCGTGCAAAATTGCACGATGACGTAAACCTCTTCGGAAATGCTCGTATTACGTCCGATCGCTCTAAAATTCCGACTGTGGCGAGTAAAcattctaagccaatcacatagCAAATTTTAGCTCCGAACTATCAAAATTGACCTTCGGAGCCCTTTCCGGAAATCATTTTCGTACGACTTCAATCTGCGATAATGGCGTCTGGTGCGAAGCGCCAGAGATACAGCGTAGCTGAGGCTTTAGACATCATTTTTGACGATGGAAGTGAGCATGGTGGTATGTCTAGTGGTGAGGAATCTGAAATAgacagaaaactggaaaatcctaGCGAAGAATCGAGGTAAGTAATCTATAAACATTCTTGCGATATTTAAATGCGTGACGCACGTGATGTTGAAACAgcgtaaaattaaatttacttttacttttctcgctcgaatccttgttttttgccttgagaTAGACCTGTAGATGTATATTTGTGAATGTAAAGCAATATATATTGTGATCAAACATGACTTTGGAGCGACAGAGTAAATAATCTTCAATGGAATTTGACAACGCAACGACCTAAATTATCAGCCGATGACAGATCGATCGCATGACGCAGTGCGCGTCCgaactaaatcaaaacaaatcctttatttcaaaacgaTAGTTGTATATAGATCGACCTGTATATTATCTTgtatgttttgtatgttttttagatgtggttctacttgttacacgctaaaaattctcaaaaaaaaacaaattatgctcgagaatgagtggaatgatataaaatgacagtttccggtttcacttctgaattgtttactcttgaaaatactggtggtgcattgcaagtgaaaggcttttgatatatgttgcgctttatgtattttgaggttgattatctcatttgtccctgtttcaaggcaaaatttcagaagtcaaacaaagaaatatagttccaatggttgcactgtagacttcaagagggattagtaaatttggatTTGGGTGATGATAAGAtaaggtcagactaattagtccGTATGTCAAtcttcaaacaaagaacaatAGTTCCAATagttgcactgtagacttcaagagggattagtaaatttgggcatttcacttctgaattgtttactcttgaaaatactggtgttGCATTGCAcctgaaaggcttttgatatatgttgcactttatgtattttgaggttgattatctcatttttccctgtttcaaggcaaaatttcagaagtcaaacaaagaaatatagttccaatgattgcactgtagacttcaagagggattagtaaatttgggcttggggtcATGAtgaggtcagactaattagtcagtGTGTCAATCAGTGTTGACAAGATATGTGTAACACGTCTCAGATTTGTTAtctttcaaccaattttttatgGAAATGTTGCTCATATAACAAGGAacctttttggttaatttttgcCTCAGTACTTCATATCATTTGGGTAACACTTAATTCACAGTTCAAGTTTTGATGATATTGTATGCTAATTAAAGTTAGTTTGAAAGCATTCAATgaggttgtttcctttttcttggagaggaaacatgcatttcaggaaagcttatttactgctgtttcaaTTGAGCTATAGCTTACTTCTCTTGTGTAAATACTTggtgaggaataaatttttcaataatctgggtcaatttttatggttttggggtacagtttgtaaaaaaattctaattaattctgtatttgttctttttcagccagagtCTCTGGATAATCTTGCCCTTAatttaaggaatattttatcttagaaatgtttccttgtaactccaatccattcaggcccaggctgtttcaaagtcaaaagttgtacaataatttatgcaaattgtatGCCATTTTCTTAGCAGGATttaaaatccatggatttttggaggcaaattatattttttctgaaaagctaattttgtcctctttcaaatgaCATATAGCACTAATCACTAGTGTAaatactgttgacaaaaaaaataaaagaaaaaaggttgccATCATTTGTCGTTTTTTTAGGGTTATAGAAAAGAGTTAAGTCCGTCAGGGAAAGGAGGTCAATATGAAAGCTCTGAAAAACGTTTTACATCTATTCCTCATTATATGTGTGGCAGCACTGGCTCAAGGTAAGTAATTTATTGTCTTAATTCACTGTTTAtagaaatggaaatttcaaactATTAAGTTGGATTCGAATTTGACTTCGAGTTACATTTCGAGCTGGACTTCTCGTTATAACCTCTTCGTCGTATTCAAATTTTGTACTAATGTCCATACCTTGAACGCGTGCTAACGAACGAGTTTGATGTCGACCTTTAGAAAGTGAAATTGAAGGTTTAGTTGTTTAAAACCTAAAAAGCTCTGTTGAAACAGGTTCGGGTCCCTTTCTGAGTGCGACAAAGCTGGCCAGGCCAGGTTACAAAATGTGATAGCATCGCTTTAATATCGCTGATATCACGCAGTCTAACTGGCACAGGCCTACTCTGAGACCTTAAGTTTACTTAAGTCACATTAAGTCGCCTATAGTCGTTTTAAGTTTCCTTAGGTTGCTATTGGTTACGCAATGTCATAAGGGTTCCACTCTTCCCAATTGACCCTATCCACTCCACTCCAATCGCAGTTTTCTGCAGCTAGAAAAGTagttggagagactggaaaggAAGTAGTTTTACGAAGGACCTTAGCATTTGGTTCTCAGTATGGTATTGGGGTGTTTTGTCTAACTGAGGCAGGAGAACAACAAATTGGTTGGGTCACTGAAAAGGACCCGTGCAATTTTGGATGCTATTGGAAAGGCGTGCGACTTGCCAAACTTTCATGCCAAAATTGACAGTgcaagtgcaaaaaaaaatgggagACAAGTTTAccaagataacaatttttataatttgtggAGCTTTGTGAAATTATTAATACACGTAAATAatcatgttatttttaattaattatatgGGAAATTTATGGATAGTTTCATCAAAATTGTGTCccttttcttaaattaaaaatctatGGCACTATGTGTATATTTATGATAGGTTTGCTTGATGTTGAGCATATAACCCATGATGTTTTCCTGGCTATTTATTTACTAGTTTTGACTGTATAATTTTTCAATAACTGTTGTGGTAATTCTGTCTGAACATTTTTAGCTAAATTGGTTTCCTGGCTATTTATTCACTAGCTTTGACtgtataatttaacaataactGTTGTGGTAATTCTGTCTGAACATTTTTAgctaaattgatttgaaatctGGATATTTTAGACTATGGTGACTTATGAGCATACCAAAGTAACCGAAACGACTGTTGTGTTTATTGCAAGGGATTCTGtagacatttttaaagtttatggaGAGACTGTTGCTAACTTTGGTTTAACCGcttcaatcaaataaaatcGCTCTAAGTCGCCTTAAATCGCCTAAAGTCGCAATATTTTTTGTGCAAATTTTGCTaaagtcgccttaagtcgccttaaatcGCCCAGAGTCGCCTAAAGTTACCGCGACTTAAGGTCCCAGAGTAGGCCTTGGCACTTATTGTGTTAACAGTGAAATTGCACTTGAAACCCAAATAGTTTTGTCATATGcagttcttaaaaaaatattaaagaaacagtttttgCATCTTGTGTTTTCCGGCGAAAGATAACTTTTTCCACTTCAAACATGGTGAAGATCCAAATGCTATTCGTTTGCGCGTGCATGACCCAATCGAATTGCATGACCTGTGCATTGAATTGCCTGGTTTAGTTTGTGCATTTGCCTTAAGTGTAATCAGTTTTGACAAGTTGTGACAAAACTAATATGATTATCACGATACAGAGATTGGGAACTTAAATTACTCGAAATccttattaaattttaaaagaaaacatctaGACGAACTTACGAGCGGGAAAAGAGTTTTCGACCAGAGCAGAAATAACATTCATTTCCATGATATTTATAATGCGCAAAAGTAATAAATGACTTAAGATTAACCTTCGCTCAAGGAACTCACGCAAGGGAACGTTTAAACGAGCAGACGCTCGTTTCAGAAAGCTCACTTTTCCCGCCTTGCGCGCGTGAATTCCACGAAATTCTCGACAAGAGATCACAATAGAACCATTTTGCGCGCTTAAAGACAATTAGCTAGTAAAATGGATTTCTGGAAGTAGTTTTCAACATCCTTTCTCCTTGGATCAGAGACATGGTAAATCTTGCCTATAGtaatctttcttaattttcgGAAGGCATCgcttaaaagtttttcaagttgTATACCAGATCTTTCATAAATCTTCCTTTATCGTATATTTTGAAGAATCGTCTATGTATTTCTTCATGTAGATCGTTTTACGTGGATAGCATATTGTTGCTGCTTTGGGAACTAAGggtgaaaagaaagaaatatcccTTAAATTTTTTCAGACGTGAATCCTTTGAGGAAGGAGCTAGTTTGGTGGCTTAGATTCAAAGACAATTCACCCATTGAAGTTTGTCGACTCGCTTGAATTTAAGGTTACCTCCCACCatcagaggccgaaaaaaatttgatttttcttttctttggcgTAACTGAATTTAAACATTCAACCAAACGTTTTCATAAGAAAAAGATTATGAAATCTCTAAACTAATCTCTAATATATAATTTGCTAGGATTGTAGTGAAACTAGCGCGCGTACAAATTTTTTCTCGAAGGACACCCgtgaaggtgggaagtaaccttaagcaAGTTGCAAAAAGCAACTTTTTCCATAATATATCAGGTGGTCATTCGCAGCAGCAAATGAACATTGCTCACTGTGTGTACGGTATTTCCAACAATGGACCAGCCATACCATTACAGTTTACAAGGATAATCTCCTACGAAAGTCTTGCCAAGAAactaaaatataattattttgggCGCTCAAAGACAAGTTAGCTTAAATAGTGAGTAGTGCGGGGTGCAAGGATTTCGAAAGAGTCCTTCACATCCATTCTTCCTGACATCACAAATGAAGCCCACGAATCTTGAATATACTTTCCTTTCCTTCGTAGGTATCACCTAAATGTTTCTCTGCTTCTTTTCCTCCTCAGCTAAGCTGAAAATCGAGGTGATCCCAGCAACCAGCTATGCGATGGAGTATTCCTCACTCCAAATAACCTGTACTGCTTATGATGAGGCCAATGTACAGATACCAGAAAGCATCCGATTTATTGAAGTAGATGATATCTTGAATGAGAAGAATTTAACCGATAAGGACAGCAACCTCAACTTTACAACAACGCGAGAAGGTAAGAAACCTcgaaaagtttgtaaactatgCTTAGACTGGGAGAAATCTCAGCAGCGGTGCGTCATTTATCATATGAAGACAATTCAACTATAGGTTACTAAGAAGAACAGGGCTTTCTACTTCTCAGTTACCCTTGAATTGGAAATATAAATCACAGACGTTTAGTATTATTTGGTCCTTAGATTTGCTTCGGGAAACTGAACAAGTTTAGTCTTTTAACTGTTCAAACTGCCACAGTTTTATTTTCTACCGCTTGAGGCTTCTGACACGCAAGTGCAACTACGTTGACGGTGATAAGTCTTGGTGAAATATCAAGTCGGAGTTATCCTGGGATAGGGAGGGGGTGTGTCAGTATCTGGCCTAACAGAAAGAGGCAAAATGCATC is a window encoding:
- the LOC131794730 gene encoding neural cell adhesion molecule 2-like, which translates into the protein MMVVSTSKLFLLALFSVAGIANAKLKVEVTPATSYAMEYSSLQITCTAYDEANVQIPESIRFIEVDDILNEKNLTDKDSNLNFTTTREDSGRKLIVTMTILNVTKKYELGKDKSYRCVANAVNISRPAQFVFSIFVIQESDIPKVTVSNLTVDHSVSATIFCNITFRGSQTTKLKSLWLSKDGKNLNETLKEDGISESTSLVLKNISMKDGGMYSCNLKVLLKDKVPREVKETSSLTIKPWFESKDGETVAKKLGEDLTLKCGARGYPLKVEWKFKSETDETVKTCIDSSMDKRYKVSQKGPHDPFSLTITSLSKADLGVYYCCLSSGCSKNINEEQCQSFDIDQKSEPTAGTMSVVAHNVFLILSFFVVSLLSL